In one window of Gossypium arboreum isolate Shixiya-1 chromosome 4, ASM2569848v2, whole genome shotgun sequence DNA:
- the LOC108458776 gene encoding uncharacterized mitochondrial protein AtMg00860-like, with the protein MTLEDHVIHLKSVLDVLRKETFYANLKNCTFCSDKVIFLGFVVSSKGLEVEQEKIKAIQEWPRLTNVSQVRSFHGLASFYRCFVPNFSIIAAPLTSVRIGAMLTQDGRPVAYFSEKLNGAALNYPIYDKEMYRTHSSSRDVAALPMAKGVRDSL; encoded by the exons ATGACGTTGGAAGACCATGTGATTCACCTTAAATCTGTGTTGGATGTTCTACGAAAAGAAACCTTTTATGCTAATCTTAAGAACTGCACCTTCTGTTCTGACAAAGTTATTTTTCTAGGTTTTGTAGTTAGCTCGAAGGGCTTGGAAGTGGAACAAGAAAAGATCAAGGCTATTCAAGAGTGGCCAAGACTTACGAACGTTAGCCAAGTTCGAAGCTTCCATGGTTTGGCAAGCTTTTATCGGTGTTTCGTGCCCAACTTCAGCATTATAGCTGCACCTTTGACAA GTGTTAGAATCGGGGCTATGCTAACCCAAGACGGAAGGCCTGTGGCATATTTCAGTGAGAAGTTAAATGGTGCTGCACTTAACTACCCCATTTATGACAAAGAAATGTACCGCACTCATTCGAGTTCTAGAGACGTGGCAGCACTACCTATGGCCAAAGGAGTTCGTGATTCACTCTGA